A region from the Sandaracinus amylolyticus genome encodes:
- the dtd gene encoding D-aminoacyl-tRNA deacylase, with the protein MRAVAQRVARAEVEVDGEIVGRIDRGLLVYLGAAKEDAEPDVDYVAGKLANLRVFEDDEGKMSRSVLDVGGAVLVVSQFTLFGDVRRGRRPSFDDAAPPDLARLRYEEVCTRLRAMGLRVETGRFRAHMDVRSQVDGPVTILIDSRKLF; encoded by the coding sequence ATGCGAGCCGTCGCACAACGCGTCGCGCGCGCCGAGGTCGAGGTCGACGGCGAGATCGTCGGACGCATCGATCGCGGCCTCCTCGTGTACCTCGGAGCCGCGAAGGAGGACGCCGAGCCCGACGTCGACTACGTCGCCGGAAAGCTCGCGAACCTGCGCGTCTTCGAAGACGACGAAGGCAAGATGTCGCGCTCCGTGCTCGACGTCGGCGGTGCCGTCCTCGTCGTCTCGCAGTTCACGCTCTTCGGCGACGTACGCCGCGGCCGTCGCCCGTCGTTCGACGACGCCGCACCGCCCGATCTCGCGCGCCTTCGCTACGAAGAAGTCTGTACGCGCCTTCGCGCGATGGGCCTCCGCGTCGAGACCGGCCGCTTCCGCGCCCACATGGACGTGCGCTCCCAGGTCGACGGCCCCGTCACCATCCTGATCGACAGTCGAAAGCTCTTCTGA
- a CDS encoding arginine N-succinyltransferase: MTTTDPRVRYEIRAATRADKAEILELARFLDSVNLPNDEATIEEILEHSEQSFTGEIGDPRRRNYVFVLRDLEQKRAVGTSMVIAQLGRKDAPYIYFDVHVEERYSATLDKHFAHQVLSIGYSYNGPTEIGGLVVHPAVRRSPERLGMLISYVRFLWIAQHRDDFQDRVLAELLPPLEPDGTSHLWESVGRHFTGLTYREADRLSKRNKEFIRGLFPDGDIYASLLRPEAQDVIGKVGPQTRGVEKLLRRIGFRYWNRVDPFDGGPHFIAQTDEVLLVQRTRGARLLRGTTDPLPGAKALIAREHDVAPHFHAVPSHFQLAPEGAGQVVLPEETCRHLGLRPGDEIALLPLD; encoded by the coding sequence ATGACGACGACCGACCCTCGTGTCCGCTACGAGATCCGCGCCGCCACCCGCGCCGACAAGGCCGAGATCCTCGAGCTCGCGCGCTTCCTCGACTCGGTGAACCTCCCGAACGACGAAGCGACGATCGAGGAGATCCTCGAGCACAGCGAGCAGTCCTTCACGGGCGAGATCGGCGATCCACGCCGCCGCAACTACGTCTTCGTGCTGCGCGATCTCGAGCAGAAGCGCGCGGTCGGCACGTCGATGGTGATCGCGCAGCTCGGCCGAAAAGACGCGCCGTACATCTACTTCGACGTGCACGTCGAGGAGCGCTACTCGGCCACGCTCGACAAGCACTTCGCGCATCAAGTGCTCTCGATCGGCTACTCGTACAACGGCCCGACCGAGATCGGCGGCCTCGTGGTGCACCCCGCGGTGCGCCGCAGCCCGGAGCGCCTCGGGATGCTCATCTCGTACGTGCGCTTCTTGTGGATCGCGCAGCACCGCGACGACTTCCAGGACCGCGTCCTCGCCGAGCTCCTCCCGCCGCTCGAGCCCGACGGCACCTCCCACCTCTGGGAGTCGGTCGGCCGCCACTTCACGGGCCTGACCTACCGTGAGGCAGATCGCCTCTCCAAGCGGAACAAGGAATTCATCCGCGGCCTGTTCCCGGACGGCGACATCTACGCCTCGCTGCTCCGCCCCGAAGCGCAGGACGTGATCGGCAAGGTCGGCCCGCAGACCCGCGGCGTCGAGAAGCTCCTGCGCCGCATCGGCTTCCGCTACTGGAACCGCGTCGATCCGTTCGACGGCGGCCCGCACTTCATCGCGCAGACCGACGAGGTCCTGCTCGTCCAGCGGACGCGGGGCGCGCGCCTCCTCCGTGGCACCACCGACCCGCTTCCCGGCGCAAAAGCCCTGATCGCGCGCGAGCACGATGTCGCCCCGCATTTCCACGCGGTCCCGTCGCACTTCCAGCTCGCCCCGGAGGGCGCCGGTCAGGTCGTGCTCCCGGAGGAGACCTGCCGCCATCTCGGTTTGCGCCCTGGGGACGAAATCGCGCTGCTCCCGCTCGACTGA
- the coaE gene encoding dephospho-CoA kinase (Dephospho-CoA kinase (CoaE) performs the final step in coenzyme A biosynthesis.) encodes MTAIVGLTGGIASGKSTVGRIFRELGVHVVDADLVAREVVAKGSEGLAEVVRVFGEDVLAEDGSLDRKKVGAIVFADAEKRKALEAITHPRIAARSMSELAALAQRGDVYGIYEAALLVENGSYRMMQALVVVAASAEVQVARVTARDALDQDAARARLAAQLPLEQKIAVADHVIWNDGDLAALRARTDEVHHALLARFGGMGR; translated from the coding sequence ATGACGGCGATCGTGGGGCTGACGGGCGGGATCGCGTCGGGGAAGAGCACGGTGGGGCGCATCTTCCGCGAGCTGGGCGTGCACGTGGTCGATGCGGACCTCGTCGCGCGCGAGGTCGTCGCGAAAGGGAGCGAGGGGCTCGCCGAGGTGGTGCGCGTCTTCGGCGAGGACGTGCTCGCGGAGGACGGGTCGCTCGATCGGAAGAAGGTCGGCGCGATCGTGTTCGCGGACGCGGAGAAGCGGAAAGCGCTCGAGGCGATCACGCATCCGCGGATCGCGGCGCGCAGCATGAGCGAGCTCGCGGCGTTGGCGCAGCGCGGGGACGTGTACGGGATCTACGAAGCGGCGCTGCTCGTGGAGAACGGGTCGTACCGGATGATGCAGGCGCTCGTGGTGGTCGCGGCGAGCGCGGAGGTCCAGGTCGCGCGCGTGACGGCGCGCGATGCGCTCGACCAAGACGCAGCGAGGGCGCGGCTCGCGGCGCAGCTTCCGCTCGAGCAGAAGATCGCGGTCGCGGATCACGTGATCTGGAACGATGGAGATCTCGCGGCGCTGCGCGCGCGCACCGACGAGGTGCATCACGCGCTGCTCGCGCGATTCGGGGGGATGGGACGATGA